In Streptomyces sp. NBC_00483, a single window of DNA contains:
- a CDS encoding FecCD family ABC transporter permease: MLVDSPPEASAVTAPAPPDRRAVIRTVGLLASVLVLVAVLVASIAVGAKPLSLDQVWHGLFQDTGNYADVVVGERVSRTLLGLLAGIALGLAGAVLQALTRNPLADPGILGINMGASAAVVSAISFFGVTSLTGYVWFAFAGAAAVGVLVYALGGTRNATPVRLALAGTAINAALSGYLYAVMITDDMALNRMRFWQVGSLATSTMHTIEQVWPFIAVGAVLALLLSRPLNAMAMGDDTARALGAHLGRTRALSMVAATLLCGAATAACGPIAFVGLMVPHMVRSFTGPDMRWIMPYAAVLSPVLLLGADVIGRIVARPSELQVGIVTAVIGAPVFIVLVRRRRMAQL, encoded by the coding sequence GTGTTGGTCGACAGTCCTCCCGAAGCCAGCGCGGTGACCGCTCCCGCGCCCCCCGACCGTCGTGCGGTGATACGTACCGTCGGGCTGCTCGCGTCTGTCCTGGTGCTGGTGGCCGTCCTTGTGGCGAGCATCGCCGTGGGCGCCAAACCGCTCTCCCTGGACCAGGTCTGGCACGGCCTGTTCCAGGACACCGGGAACTACGCGGACGTGGTCGTCGGTGAGCGGGTGTCGCGCACCCTGCTCGGCCTGCTGGCCGGAATCGCGCTCGGCCTCGCCGGCGCCGTCCTGCAGGCGCTGACCCGCAACCCCCTCGCCGACCCCGGCATCCTCGGCATCAACATGGGTGCCTCGGCCGCCGTCGTCTCCGCCATCAGCTTCTTCGGGGTGACCTCGCTCACCGGCTACGTATGGTTCGCCTTCGCGGGCGCCGCCGCCGTGGGTGTCCTCGTCTACGCGCTCGGCGGCACCCGCAACGCGACGCCCGTGCGGCTCGCGCTCGCCGGTACCGCGATCAACGCGGCGCTCTCCGGCTATCTCTACGCGGTGATGATCACCGACGACATGGCCCTCAACCGGATGCGGTTCTGGCAGGTCGGCTCGCTGGCCACGTCCACCATGCACACCATCGAGCAGGTGTGGCCGTTCATCGCCGTCGGCGCCGTCCTCGCGCTGCTGCTCTCCCGCCCGCTCAACGCCATGGCCATGGGCGACGACACCGCCCGCGCGCTCGGCGCCCACCTCGGCCGCACCCGCGCCCTGAGCATGGTCGCCGCGACACTGCTGTGCGGCGCGGCCACCGCGGCCTGCGGCCCGATCGCCTTCGTCGGCCTGATGGTGCCGCACATGGTCCGCTCGTTCACCGGCCCCGACATGCGCTGGATCATGCCGTACGCGGCGGTCCTCTCGCCCGTCCTGCTGCTCGGCGCCGACGTCATCGGCCGGATCGTGGCCCGCCCGTCCGAGCTCCAGGTCGGCATCGTCACGGCCGTCATCGGCGCGCCGGTCTTCATCGTGCTCGTACGTCGCCGAAGGATGGCCCAGCTGTGA
- a CDS encoding DUF1015 domain-containing protein has protein sequence MNTAGRTAQSGTNGLDLIPFRGVRYVPEQVGSLAAVTSPPYDVVVRPDGLLHLENADPHNIVRLILPQAVEPRTRNELAAATLHRWLAEGVLAPDAEPAFYVYEQRNGDMLQRGIIGALHLSETSEGVVLPHEDVMPHVVEDRAGLMRTTAANLEPLLLTYRGNGNATGATAVIERTVQHAPLLATTTEDGYSHRLWALTDPADQRQVQDGLATHQALIADGHHRWATYLRLRTEHSSPGRTPWDYGLVLLVDTARYPLRVRAIHRLLGRLPLDRALAAAGPHFRVREVAGPLPHAMEALAKAASHGNAFLLTGTEDTYHLLDRPDPALLDRTIPADRPEAWRTLDATVLHSTLLGDVWGIPEDSPADVTYIHDTQATVDKARHDGGTAVLMHPVREEVVRELARQGVTMPRKSTSFGPKPATGLVLRTLTDD, from the coding sequence ATGAACACTGCAGGTCGCACGGCACAGTCGGGCACCAACGGCCTGGATCTGATCCCGTTCAGGGGCGTCCGCTACGTCCCCGAACAGGTCGGCAGCCTCGCCGCCGTGACCTCGCCCCCGTACGACGTAGTCGTACGGCCGGACGGTCTGCTGCACCTGGAGAACGCGGACCCGCACAACATCGTCCGCCTGATCCTGCCGCAGGCCGTGGAGCCCCGGACCCGCAACGAACTGGCGGCCGCCACCCTGCACCGCTGGCTCGCCGAAGGCGTCCTCGCCCCCGACGCCGAACCAGCCTTCTACGTATACGAGCAGCGCAACGGCGACATGCTGCAGCGCGGCATCATCGGCGCCCTCCACCTCTCCGAGACCTCGGAAGGTGTGGTCCTCCCCCACGAGGACGTCATGCCGCATGTGGTCGAGGACCGGGCGGGGCTGATGCGCACGACGGCCGCGAACCTCGAACCGCTCCTGCTGACCTACCGGGGCAACGGCAACGCGACCGGCGCCACCGCCGTCATCGAGCGCACGGTCCAGCACGCCCCGCTCCTCGCCACGACCACCGAGGACGGCTACAGCCACCGCCTCTGGGCGCTCACCGACCCCGCCGACCAGCGCCAGGTCCAGGACGGTCTCGCCACCCACCAGGCGTTGATCGCGGACGGCCACCACCGCTGGGCCACCTACCTGCGTCTGCGCACCGAACACAGCTCGCCGGGCCGCACCCCCTGGGACTACGGCCTCGTCCTCCTGGTCGACACGGCCCGCTACCCCCTCCGGGTCCGCGCCATCCACCGCCTGCTGGGCCGCCTCCCCCTCGACCGGGCACTGGCGGCGGCCGGCCCGCACTTCCGCGTACGCGAGGTCGCCGGCCCGCTCCCGCACGCGATGGAAGCCCTGGCGAAGGCGGCGTCCCACGGCAACGCCTTCCTCCTCACCGGCACCGAGGACACGTACCACCTCCTCGACCGCCCCGACCCGGCGCTCCTGGACCGTACGATTCCGGCCGATCGCCCCGAGGCCTGGCGCACCCTCGACGCCACGGTGCTGCACTCCACGCTCCTCGGTGACGTCTGGGGCATCCCGGAGGACTCCCCCGCCGACGTCACGTACATCCACGACACGCAGGCGACGGTCGACAAGGCGCGCCACGACGGCGGCACGGCGGTCCTGATGCACCCGGTCCGCGAGGAGGTCGTCCGCGAGCTGGCCCGCCAGGGCGTGACGATGCCCCGCAAGTCCACGTCGTTCGGCCCGAAGCCGGCCACGGGCCTGGTACTGCGCACATTGACGGACGACTGA
- a CDS encoding tetratricopeptide repeat protein: protein MQQELQSLPRGLAEDVAMNLVMVARLIDEDPERAYAYSRIALRLASRVAAVREAAGFAAYGTQKYSEALAEFRAARRMTGSAELWPLMADCERGLGRPEKALDMAGAPEVSKLDKAGQVEMRLVAAGARRDMGQLDAAIVTLQSPELASNATQPWTARLRYAYADALLEAGREDDAREWFAKAVESDKDGSTDASDRLAELDGVEFVDAFDDSAEDGAPAPQDDSDADSDADSDGVEREERDER, encoded by the coding sequence GTGCAGCAGGAGCTTCAGTCCCTGCCGCGGGGGCTCGCCGAGGATGTCGCCATGAACCTCGTGATGGTGGCACGGCTGATCGACGAGGACCCGGAGCGCGCGTACGCGTACTCCAGGATCGCGCTGCGTCTCGCGTCGCGCGTCGCCGCCGTGCGGGAGGCCGCTGGCTTCGCCGCGTACGGGACCCAGAAGTACAGCGAGGCGCTCGCCGAGTTCCGGGCCGCGCGGCGGATGACCGGGAGCGCGGAGCTGTGGCCGCTCATGGCCGACTGCGAGCGTGGGCTCGGGCGTCCCGAGAAGGCGCTGGACATGGCCGGCGCCCCCGAGGTGTCGAAGCTGGACAAGGCCGGACAGGTCGAGATGCGGCTCGTGGCCGCCGGTGCGCGACGGGACATGGGGCAGCTGGACGCCGCCATCGTGACCCTGCAGAGCCCCGAGCTCGCCTCGAACGCCACGCAGCCGTGGACCGCGCGTCTGCGCTACGCGTACGCCGACGCACTGCTGGAGGCCGGGCGCGAGGACGACGCGCGGGAGTGGTTCGCCAAGGCCGTCGAGTCCGACAAGGACGGCAGCACGGACGCGTCCGACCGGCTCGCCGAGCTGGACGGTGTCGAGTTCGTGGACGCCTTTGACGACAGTGCCGAGGACGGCGCCCCGGCGCCTCAGGACGACAGCGACGCCGACAGCGACGCCGACAGCGACGGCGTCGAGCGCGAAGAGCGCGACGAGCGGTAG
- a CDS encoding FecCD family ABC transporter permease, which translates to MTATETRTKKAGTKAIRTPGGLSFRLDVRSLVVVAILLVAALAASVFLIGTGDFPIPVSDVLRTLVGNGDAGQEFIINDLRLPRVLVGLLVGASLGLSGALFQSVSRNPLGSPDVLGLGQGSTAGALVMIVIFGGSAGQVAIGALVGGLVTGVAIYVLAWKRGVHGYRLVLVGIGVSAFVTAINGYLLTKADFVDAARATVWMTGSLNGRDWTQVWPLLIMFVVLIPIVAASARPLRMLEMGDDAAGGLGVRVERTRLLLLTASVVLTAAATAAAGPVTFVALTAPQIARRLTKSPGPNLAASTILGAALLIVADLVSQRAFGADQLPVGVVTGVVGGIYLLWLLVTERKAGRI; encoded by the coding sequence GTGACCGCGACCGAGACCCGTACCAAGAAGGCCGGGACCAAGGCGATACGCACCCCGGGCGGCCTCTCCTTCCGGCTCGACGTCCGCTCGCTCGTCGTCGTGGCGATCCTCCTCGTGGCGGCGCTCGCCGCGAGCGTCTTCCTCATCGGCACCGGCGACTTCCCGATCCCGGTCTCCGACGTGCTGCGCACCCTCGTGGGCAATGGCGACGCCGGCCAGGAATTCATCATCAACGACCTGCGGCTTCCGCGGGTCCTCGTCGGCCTGCTCGTCGGCGCCTCGCTCGGCCTGTCCGGCGCGCTCTTCCAGTCCGTCTCCCGCAACCCGCTGGGCAGCCCGGACGTGCTCGGCCTCGGGCAGGGCTCGACCGCGGGCGCGCTCGTGATGATCGTGATCTTCGGGGGCAGCGCGGGACAGGTCGCGATCGGCGCGCTCGTCGGCGGACTCGTCACCGGGGTCGCGATCTACGTCCTCGCGTGGAAGCGGGGCGTGCACGGCTACCGGCTCGTCCTCGTCGGCATCGGCGTCTCCGCGTTCGTGACCGCGATCAACGGCTATCTGCTCACCAAGGCCGACTTCGTGGACGCCGCCCGCGCGACCGTGTGGATGACCGGCTCGCTCAACGGCCGCGACTGGACGCAGGTCTGGCCGCTGCTGATCATGTTCGTCGTGCTGATCCCGATCGTCGCCGCGTCCGCGCGCCCGCTGCGGATGCTGGAGATGGGCGACGACGCGGCGGGCGGCCTCGGCGTGCGCGTCGAGCGCACCCGGCTGCTGCTGCTCACGGCCTCCGTCGTACTGACGGCCGCCGCCACCGCGGCCGCGGGCCCGGTCACCTTCGTGGCACTGACCGCGCCGCAGATCGCCCGCCGGCTGACCAAGTCGCCGGGGCCGAACCTGGCGGCGTCGACGATCCTGGGCGCGGCCCTGCTGATCGTCGCCGACCTGGTCTCGCAGCGGGCGTTCGGCGCCGACCAGCTGCCCGTCGGCGTGGTCACCGGCGTCGTCGGCGGCATCTATCTTCTGTGGCTGCTGGTCACTGAGCGGAAGGCGGGGCGGATATGA
- a CDS encoding HAD hydrolase-like protein yields MSQGHSASGTADSGARLRPGGSARELSEAYDTALLDLDGVVYAGGQAIAHAVESLAVARDGGMGLAYVTNNALRTPDAVAEHLTELGIPTGADDVITSAQAVARLISEQVPEGARVLVIGGEGLRVALRERGLVPVDSADEDLAAVVQGYGGPDMAWGRFAEACYGIARGVPWFASNTDLTIPSARGIAPGNGAAVEVVRIATGAEPQIAGKPLPPMHRETILRTGAKTPLVVGDRLDTDIEGAFNGGVDSLLVLTGVTDAAQLLAAPPQHRPTYVDVDLRGLLTGQPEVEEVQGGDGGFRCGGWTAIAGDGELRIEGDGEAIDGLRALCAAAWSAAGDGVCELDTGKAVARLGV; encoded by the coding sequence ATGAGCCAGGGCCACAGTGCGAGCGGGACGGCCGACAGTGGGGCCCGGCTGCGGCCCGGTGGTAGCGCGCGAGAGCTGAGCGAGGCGTATGACACGGCGCTGCTGGATCTCGACGGGGTCGTGTACGCGGGCGGGCAGGCCATCGCGCATGCCGTCGAGTCGCTGGCCGTGGCGCGCGACGGCGGGATGGGGCTCGCGTACGTCACGAACAACGCGCTGCGCACGCCGGACGCCGTGGCCGAGCATCTGACCGAGCTCGGGATCCCGACCGGGGCCGACGATGTCATCACGTCGGCGCAGGCCGTCGCGCGGCTCATCAGCGAGCAAGTGCCCGAAGGGGCGCGGGTGTTGGTGATCGGGGGCGAAGGGCTGCGGGTGGCCCTGCGTGAGCGGGGGCTCGTGCCGGTGGACTCCGCCGACGAGGATCTGGCCGCGGTGGTGCAGGGGTACGGCGGGCCGGACATGGCGTGGGGGCGGTTCGCCGAGGCCTGTTACGGGATCGCGCGGGGTGTGCCGTGGTTCGCCTCCAATACGGACCTGACGATTCCGAGTGCGCGCGGGATCGCGCCGGGGAACGGGGCGGCGGTCGAGGTCGTCCGGATCGCGACGGGTGCTGAGCCGCAGATCGCGGGGAAGCCGTTGCCCCCGATGCACCGCGAGACGATTCTGCGGACCGGCGCGAAGACCCCGCTGGTGGTGGGCGACCGGCTCGACACGGACATCGAGGGGGCGTTCAACGGGGGCGTGGATTCGCTGCTCGTACTGACCGGTGTCACCGATGCCGCGCAGTTGCTCGCCGCGCCGCCGCAGCACCGGCCCACGTATGTGGATGTGGATCTGCGGGGCCTGCTCACCGGGCAGCCGGAGGTCGAGGAGGTTCAGGGCGGCGACGGCGGGTTCCGGTGCGGGGGCTGGACCGCGATCGCCGGGGACGGGGAGCTGCGCATCGAGGGGGACGGCGAGGCGATCGACGGGCTGCGGGCGCTGTGTGCGGCGGCGTGGAGTGCGGCCGGGGACGGGGTTTGCGAGCTGGATACGGGGAAGGCGGTGGCACGGTTGGGGGTTTAG
- a CDS encoding ABC transporter ATP-binding protein encodes MTSRGPHIPRTNQRSTAVNRLIADDVTLGYDQRVIAEKLSVEIPDNSFTVIVGPNACGKSTLLRALSRMLKPSAGRVLLDGSVIQSMPAKKVAKTLGLLPQSSVAPDGITVGDLVARGRYPHQGLLRQWSPDDERIVQESMGSTGVAELAERYVDELSGGQRQRVWIAMALAQQTPLLLLDEPTTYLDIQHQIDVLDLCAELHEEQGRTLVAVLHDLNHAARYATHLIALRDGAVIAEGAPKDIVTVELVEQLFGMKCQVIDDPETGTPLVVPAARHARRKETATAAS; translated from the coding sequence ATGACCTCGCGCGGCCCGCACATCCCTCGTACGAACCAAAGGAGCACCGCAGTGAACAGGCTGATAGCCGACGACGTGACCCTCGGATACGACCAGCGCGTCATCGCCGAGAAGCTGTCGGTGGAGATCCCCGACAACTCCTTCACGGTGATTGTCGGCCCGAACGCCTGTGGTAAGTCCACGCTGCTTCGTGCCCTGTCGCGGATGCTCAAGCCGAGCGCGGGCCGCGTCCTGCTCGACGGCAGCGTCATCCAGTCGATGCCCGCCAAGAAGGTCGCCAAGACGCTCGGCCTGCTGCCGCAGTCGTCGGTGGCGCCCGACGGCATCACCGTCGGCGACCTCGTGGCCCGCGGCCGTTACCCGCACCAGGGACTGCTGCGCCAGTGGTCGCCCGACGACGAGCGGATCGTCCAGGAGTCGATGGGCTCCACCGGCGTCGCCGAGCTCGCCGAGCGGTACGTCGACGAGCTCTCCGGCGGCCAGCGCCAGCGTGTGTGGATCGCGATGGCGCTCGCCCAGCAGACGCCGCTGCTGCTGCTCGACGAGCCGACGACGTACCTCGACATCCAGCACCAGATCGACGTCCTCGACCTCTGCGCCGAGCTGCACGAGGAGCAGGGGCGCACGCTCGTCGCCGTCCTGCACGACCTCAACCACGCGGCCCGCTACGCCACCCACCTCATCGCCCTGCGCGACGGCGCGGTGATCGCGGAGGGCGCGCCCAAGGACATCGTCACGGTCGAGCTCGTCGAGCAGCTCTTCGGCATGAAGTGCCAGGTCATCGACGACCCGGAGACGGGGACCCCGCTGGTGGTGCCGGCCGCGCGGCACGCGCGCCGCAAGGAGA